CACCAGGTGCCTTATAGTTTACGTCTGTATTTTTGTCAACTATTTGCATTTGAGCTGAAATTAGCTGAGGTTTAATAGGACCTGGACCTACTTGATTATTTTGCTGTCCAGGTTCACCAAATCGTGGTTCTATTTGCTTAGGATTCCTATCTCCATGTGGTGGTTGAAGAGCTGGTGAATTTTGCCCTGGTTGAGGATAATTTTGACCTTGTTGAGGATTTTTTTTCCCTCCTTGAGGCGAATTCTGCCCTTGCTGAGGGAAGTTCTGTCCTGGTTGAGGATAGTTCTGTCCTCCTTGGGGCGAGTTCTGTCCTTGCTGAGGGAAGTTCTGTCCTTGTTGTTGGTAGTTTGGTCCAGGTTGAGGAGCTGCTTGTCCTTGTTGAGGATAATTAACACCCTGTTGGAGAGTGTTTTGCTGTCCTTGTGGATAATTAGGAACACCACCCGCAGCTTGTGGATAATTAGGCGAGCCACTACCACCCTGCGCAGCTGGTTGCTTTTGAGGGAAATTCTGATAGCCGTCTGCTGCTTGAGGATACACGGGTCTAGATGCTGGGTTTGTACCAAGCACTGAAGAAGGAAGTGGATCGCGAGCTACATTAGCAAAGTCAGTTATTCTTGGTGCTTGCGTTGTCGTTGTAGGGATACTGCAGCTGGAGCAAGATTTAACTGGGGCCGCCTCTGCAGGTTTTGATGACAAGGGTCTCGTTGGCTGCTGAGAAGAGGGACCTTGCACAGTTGGTGCTTGCTGTGATGGAGGAAAAGGCAGGGATTGCCCTTGCCTGGCTGGTATTGCCGCTTGAGGGGACGTAGGATCTGGAATATATCAATCACATAGGTTATTAAtttacttgttatttttttggcaaTGCAAtgcattaaatattaataactatGTGTGTTAATTTGCAAAAttatcatattaaattatgaCGGCCTCTATCACGTGGCATTACCATGGTTATGAGTAATATCATCAATGAAGGCGATCGAGGCGAGGCAATCGAAAAAAATACTCATAAACTTGCCTGAGTTGACATAATCAATAAACCACTAAGCTACATCTCCGCCTTATAGAGTTATTTGGCCCATTAATTATCAATACGCGTATAATTTTAGCTCTTGACACGATTTTCAGAAGCATTACGTAACTTACATGGTTTGACCCGAATGTTCTTCATGGATATAATCTTGAAGTTTCCATTTTCGTCGG
This Choristoneura fumiferana chromosome 12, NRCan_CFum_1, whole genome shotgun sequence DNA region includes the following protein-coding sequences:
- the LOC141433311 gene encoding uncharacterized protein codes for the protein MHQFRRFIVLVTIVTYCLEAQGADKYTDENRPYEFGFTIDGEQHRHEKKDENGLIMGEFGFITADGVYHVTVYATDENGNFKIISMKNIRVKPYPTSPQAAIPARQGQSLPFPPSQQAPTVQGPSSQQPTRPLSSKPAEAAPVKSCSSCSIPTTTTQAPRITDFANVARDPLPSSVLGTNPASRPVYPQAADGYQNFPQKQPAAQGGSGSPNYPQAAGGVPNYPQGQQNTLQQGVNYPQQGQAAPQPGPNYQQQGQNFPQQGQNSPQGGQNYPQPGQNFPQQGQNSPQGGKKNPQQGQNYPQPGQNSPALQPPHGDRNPKQIEPRFGEPGQQNNQVGPGPIKPQLISAQMQIVDKNTDVNYKAPGEKEGLPNGLTKDDMMTLLYTFNYTVGFHGHHEEGYTNGAKKGYYYVTGRNGVRTRVDYVADENGFRPKITQEVLDLLSEDVPKPETEKDEKYGLKGYEFKWLYYPVESRKR